CCGTCGACGCAGCTGTCGAGCAGGCTCTTCTCGCGCGCCATGGAGACCCCGCCGACGACCCCGCCGGCGATGGCGATCGCCGCGCCCGAGCCGAGGAGGACCCAGGTCCAGATCCTCCCGCCGCCCTCGGTCGCGGGTGGCGAGCCCGGCGGGGGGCCGGGCTCGACGCGATCGGGATCGACGTCGCCCGGCGCGGCGCCCTCGATCCTGACCACGACGCGCTGGCCGCCGGCGACCGTGACGCGCTCCCTATGGATCTCGGCGCCGTTGCACTTGGCCACCAGCTCGTGCTCTCCGAGATCGACGATCACCGGGCCGGCCAGGGGCAGCGAACCCTCCCGACGGCCGTCGACGAAGATCGTCGCCTCCTCCACGTCGGTCTCGATGACGAGCATGCCGACCAACCGGTTCAGCCGCGCGATCTCGGCCTTGACCTCCCGCTCGCGCTCGTCGGTCACGGCGTCCGCCCCCTCGGCCAGGTAGCTGACGTAGGCCTGGAGCGCGGCGGCGTAGTGGCCGAGCTGGTTCTGCGCCTGGGCGATGTTGTAGAGGATCTTGTAGCTCGGCTTGAGCTCGTAGGCCCTCTGGAAGGCGACCGCGGCCTGGTCGAACTTGCCCTCCTCGTACAGGGAGATCCCCTGCTCAAACTGGGCGCGGGCCTGGTCCTCGCCCGCCGCTGCGCTCGCGACAAAGGACACGAGCGCGGCGGTGAGCACCGTCAGCCTTGCCACATGTCTCATCTCGGCCTCCTGTGCACTGTCGCCCGACCAGGCGAGAGGATAACCCGTTCCGCGAGAGCCTGCCCAGGTTTTTGCCGCTCGATTCGTGCCGTCCGTGAAAATCTGCCGGCCGGCCGGAGAGGCCGGCGCGGTCAGGTCGCCTCGCCCAGCTCCGCGATCTGCTCGAGGAGATCGCTCGCCGGGGCGTCGTAGATCCGGTTGTCCGCGGCGCGGCCGATGCGGACGGACAGATCGAGGTGCTCCTTGGCCAGGTCGTACTTCTTGCGCTCGAAGTGGATGCGGCCGAGGAAGTAGTGGACCTGGACCTGCTCCCACACGGTGTTGCGCTCGTTCGCGACCGTGAGCGCGTGCTCGAGCTGGGTGAGCCCGTCGTTCGAGCCGAACTTCAGCGCGTCGATGAACGCGAGGAAGATGTTGTTCAGGTTGACGACGATGTCGTACCCGATCTCCTGCGCGACCTCCTGCGACATACGCAGGTAGGAGAACGCCTTGCGGTAGTCGCCGAGCTGCACGTAGTCGTCGCCGATGTTGTGCGCGTTCGCCGCGATCTGCTCCTTGAGGTCGTACTCCTTCGCGATCTCGAGCGCCTTCTGGCTGATCATGATGGATCGCTCGATGTCGCGCGCCATGTACCAGACCTGGGCCTGGCAGCGCTCGAAGATGCAGCGCGTCTCGGGCGCGAGCCCCGGGTTGACGAGCCTCTCCGCCGCCTGGATCGCCGCGATCGCGCCCTCGTGGTTGCCCGAGTTCCCGAGCGCCTTGGCGAGCTGCGAGAGGCTCACGACCTTCCGGTTCGGATCCGCCTCCGGCGGCCACAGGTCGGTCGCCTCGCGGTAGTAGAGCTCGGCCTTCTTCATGTCGCCGAGGATGATGTACACCTCGCCCGCGGTCGCGCGGACCTCGGCGCGCAGCCCCTGATCGCCGATCTCGTCGGCCAGCTCGATCGCGTGCTGGAAGTACTGCTGCGACGCGAAGTGGTCCGAGCGGGCCTGCAGCTCGGCCGTGATGCGCAGGATCTCGACGAGCGAGCGCTTGTCGCCGAGCTCTTCGGCGAGCTCCTCCGCGAGGCGCATCTTCTCGATGCCCATCGCGATCATGTTCGTCTTGACCGCGAGCGCGCCTATCGGGAGGTACAGCGACAGGATCCGCCTGGTGTCCGGGTGCGGCACGTTGTGCAAGAGGTCGAGCGCCTTGAGGTAGTAGTCGAGCGCCGAGCGGTGGGAGTAGTCGGAGGCGACCTTCTCGCCGGCGCGGATCAGGTAGTCGACCGCCTTGTTCCTGTCGCCGCCCTCGCGGTAGTGCACGGCGAGGCGCTCGACGAACTCGTCGATCCGGTCGGCGAAGGTGCTCTCGATGGCGGCCGCGATCGAGATGTGGATCTCCCGGCGATCGGACAGCACGATCCCCTGGTAGACGATGTCGCGCACCAGATCCGACGCGAACGAGAACTCGTTGGCCGAGATCCGGTTGAGCAGGCCGATCTCCTTGAGCCCGAACAGCATGGGCTTGAGATCCGCGAGCGGCACGCCGGTGACGCGCCCGAGCAGCGTCACGTTGAACCGCTGCCCCATGACCGCGGCGCGCTGCAGGAGCCCCTTCTGGTCGGCGGGCAGCCGCTTCACGCGGGCACTGACCAGCCCGCGCAGCGTCTTCGGCACGTCGACGAGCGCGCTGTCCGGGTTGTAGGTGACCTGATCGCCCTCCACGACGACCGCGCCGTTCGCGAGGAGCGTCTTGATGTACTCCTCGATGTACAGGGGGTTGCCGTCGCTCTTGAGCGCCACGTCCATGAGCAGGTCGTCCGGCGCCTTCTTCACGTCGAGGCGCGAGATCGCGAGCCGCTTCGAGTCCGACTCGGACAGCGGTCCGAGCTGGATCTCGGCGCACTGCGGATCGCCCTCCCACCCGTGGGCGAACCCGGTCCTGAGGCCGAGCGCGATCATCACCGACACCTGGCCGATGGAGCGCGACAGGTGGTGCAGGATCTCGAGCGACTCCTTGTCGATGTACTGTAGATCGTCCCAGAAGAAGATCGTGAGCCGGTCCGCGGCGAGGCTCGTCGCCGCGCGGATCAGCGACGACCTGAGCTGTCGCCCGCGCTCCTCGGGGCCGGTCGCGAGATCCTTGGAGGCGCCGAGCAGCACCGACACCGCCTGGACCTCCTCGGGGATGAGCCCGAGCTCGCGGAGGCGCTCGAGCTTGAGCTTGAGCTCGCCCTCGGGCTCGATCTCGCTCAGCGCGAGGATGGAGCGGAACATCGACGCGACCGCGGAGTACGGCGTCGCGTTGCGCCACGGGACGCAGGTCGCCTCGTGCCACCCGATCTCGTGGCCGCCCGCGAGCAGGCGGCGCTGCACCTCGTGGAGGATGCGCGTCTTGCCGGTGCCGGCGTCGCCTATCAGCGCGAGCACCTGTCCCGCGCCGCGGCTCACCGACGCGAGCAGCTCGCCTATCTGGCGCAGCTCGTCGCGGCGGCCGAACAGCCTGCCGTACGACTCGGCGACCGGCCTGCGCCCGCTGATCTTGAACACGGAGAGATCGACCCCGCCGACCGCGACGGTGGTCACCTCCTCGAAGAAGAAGCTGCCCTGCGCGAGATCGCGCCCCGCGGACGACGTGCACACCCAGCCCACGCCGCGCTTGGCGAGCTCCCGCCCAGCCGCGAGCGCCTTGAAGTAGGCGTCGTCCTCGCGCGGCCTCGAGCCGCCGCCGACGACGATCTTGTCCGGGTGCACGCCGATGCCGATCTGGAGCTTCGCCCCCGGAGTCCCCTCGGTCACCGTGGGCAGGATGCGCTGCAGCTTGAGCGCCGCGTTGATCGCGTCCTGCGTGTCGCGGCCGTCCGCGACGTCAACGCCGTACAGCGCGACGAGGAGATCGCCGCGCTCCTCCACCACCACGCCGCCGCCCTCGACGAGGACCTCGGCGAGCTTGCGCACCGAGTCCTTGGGGGGCGTCGGGCCGATCATCTCGACCGCGACCACGGTCACGTCCCGCATCTCCGCAGCGAGGCTGCGCGTCCCGGTGGTGGTCGTCGTGTGCTCGCCCGCCGTCGGAGCCGGCACCTGGACCGAGGTGATCTCCGCGGGCAGCTCGAGCCCGGCCTGCGACGTGTTCGTCGCCGCGGTCGCGCCGCCGCCGAGCGCCGCCACGAGGTTCTCCGCCTCGCCCTCTCGGGAGCGCTTCTCCTCCTCCTCGGTGACGCGGGTCTCCTGCAGGAACGAGGCGACGGAGTGCGCGCCGACCCGCGCCCCGATCGTGTACAGGAACGAGATCAGCGCCTCGTACAGCTCGCCGGCGTCGCGGAACCTCTCGGCCGGGTTCGGCGCCATCGCCTTGGCCACGATGTCGCAGATCTCCTGCGGCGCGTTCTGGCCGAACGGCGTGTCCTTCAGGGGCGGGTACGTCCGCGACTGGATCTTGTGGATCACCTCGGCCGCCTTGAGGCCGCGGAACGGGTTGATCGACGTGATCGCCTCGTACAGCACGACGCCGAGCGCGAAGATGTCGACGCGCCTGTCGTGGGGCTTGGCGAGCGCCTGCTCCGGCGCCATGTAGGCGTACTTGCCCTTCACCGAGCCCGGCTCCTCCTCGGAGAGCGTGGTCTTGGCCTTGGCGATGCCGAAGTCGGTGATCTTCACCTCGCCCTCGTACGAGAGCAGGACGTTGTGGGGGCTGATGTCGCGGTGGATGATGTTGAGCGGCTCGAGGTTCTGCCCGCGCCGCCTGTGCGCGTAGTCGAGCCCCTTGGCCACCTCGCTGCCGATGTACGCGGCGAGCTCCAAGGGCACGCTGCGGCCGAGGGTCTCGCAGCGCTTGATGAACGTGGACATGTCCTGGCCCTGCACGTACTCCATCGCGATGTAGTACGAGTCCCCGACCTTGCCGAGATCGAACACCTGCACGATGTTGGCGTGGTTCAGGGAGACCGCGATCTTGGCCTCGTTGATGAACATGTCGACGAACCGCTCGTTGTCGGTCAGCGTCGGCAGGATGCGCTTGATGACCAGCAGCTTTTCGAACCCCTCGACACCGTACGACTTGGCCTTGAAGACCTCGGCCATGCCTCCGCGTCCGAGCAGCTCGAGCAGCTGGTACTTGCCGAAAATCACGGGTCAGATCCTTCGTCTCACGGGCGCGCCGACAAACGCCCCCCGAATTCGTGCCCCTTGGACACGTTCTCGTACCTCTTTAAACAACGGCGGCTCAATAAGATCAAACCGCCAAACGCCGCAACAGTTAAGTGCTCCTGAACAAATATTTTCTGCACAGAATTCCCCACCCCCCGCGAAAAGCCCCTATTTCCCGGACACTGCGTCGAGCAGCGCGCGGGAGAACCGAGTCACCTTCCCCACGGTTTCAATCGAGACGCACTCGGCCGGAGAGTGCGGCCAACGTATCGTCGGTCCGAAGGAGATCATGTCGATGCCCGGGTACTTCTCCCCGATGATGCCGCACTCGAGCCCGGCGTGGATCGCCGTGAACTTGGGCTCCGTGCCGAACTCCTTGATCCAGGCGCTCTTCGCCACCGCGAGGAGCGGCGACGCCATGTTCGGCTGCCAGCCCGGGTAGCCCTTGTTCGACTCCACGGCCGCGCCCGCGAGCGCGCCGACGGAGCGGATCTGCGCAACCACGCCGTCGAGCGCCGACATGTTCGACGACCTCGAACTCGCCAGGATCGACAGCGCGTCCTTCTCCGTCCGGACGCGGGCGACGTTCGAGGAGGTCTCGACGAGCCCCGGAAGATCGCGCGACATGGCGAGCACGCCGTGCGGCAACGCGAGCAGCAGGCGGGCGGCGGCCATCGTCGAGGCGTCGGTGAGCGCCTCGGCCGGCGCCTGGGCCTCGCGCGTCGCGGTGAGCTGGAGATCCGGCTCCGCGGACGCGAACTCGGTGCGGAACCCGGCGAGCAGCTCGGCGCAGCGGCTCTCGAACGCGGCGGCCCCTTCGGCGGGGATCGCGACGAGCGCGAACGCCTCGCGCGGGATGGCGTTGTGCTTGTCGCCGCCCTCGATCGCGACGAGCCGGATCGGGGCCGCGTCGGCGGCGGCGAGGATCGCCCTCGCGACGAGCCGGATCGCGTTGCCCCGGTTCAGCACGATGTCGAGGCCGGAGTGCCCGCCGCGCAGGCCCTTGACGTCGATGCGGTACGCCGCGTGGCCCTTCGGGAGCGGGCCGCGGGAGATCGGGAGGCGCGTGTGCGTGTCGCGGCCGCCCGAGCAGCCGACGTAGAACACCCCCTCCTCCTCGGAGTCGAGGTTGGCGAAGAGCTTGCCCGTGACGAAGCCCGGCTCGAGCCCGTTCGCCCCGTTCAGCCCGGTCTCCTCGTCGACCGTGAACAGGAGCTCGAGCGGCCCGTGCTGCGCGGCCTTGTCCTCCATGAGCGACAGCGCGATCGCGACGCCGATGCCGTTGTCCGCGCCGAGCGTGGTGCCGTCGGCCTTGAGCCAGTCGCCGTCCCGGACGAACGACACCGGATCCTTCTCGAAGTCGAACACCTTGTCGGAGTTCTTCTCGCACACCATGTCGAGATGCCCCTGGAGCACGACGACCGGCGCCTTCTCGCGGCCGGGCGAGGCCTTCACGCGCACGACGACGTTGCCGACCGCGTCGCGCTTCGCCTGGCAGCCGGCCTCCTCGGCCCACTGCACGACCGCCGCCGAGAGGGCGGCCTCGTTTCGCGATCCGTGCGGGATGCGGCGGATGCGCTCGAAGTACTTCCAGACGGCCTTGGGCTCGAGGTTTTCGACGGAGTATGACATCTGGGCTCTCCTTGCTCGGCGCGAGAACGCGGTATGGGGCGACCGCCGTCGCGCGGTCGTTTCGCGGGCGCCAATATACAATGTCGGCGTGCGCGGCACTATACGCAATGTGCGCATTCGAACATGGATGCGTCGCGCCGCCCGGATCAGGCGCGGATCCGCAGGCTGCCCTCGCAGAAGATCGTGTCGGCCGCGCCCTCGTCCGCGACCGCGCCCGCCCGGACGAGGCAGCGTTCGAGCGTCACCCCGGCACCGACCCGCGCGCCCCGCTCGACCACCGTGCCGCCGAGGAGCGCGGCGCCCTCCCCGACGATCGCGCCCTCCCCGACGTGGAAGCCCGCCGCCGGCGGCCCGTAGCCCTCGAGGCGGATCCTCCCGGACGCGAGGCCGACGTTCGCGTCGAGGTAGCTGCGCGGGGTGCCGAGATCGACGAACGCGCCGGGGTCGACGCAGGCGCCGAGCGGTCCGCCGTCGCGCACGAGCTTCATGTAGGCGCCGCGGACGATGCACCCGCTCTCCGGGAGCAGCGCGAAGATCTCCGGCTCGAGGACGTGCACCCCCGTGAACATGTGCAGCGCGAGACCGCCCCTGTCGGCCCCGACGTCGACGAGGCGGCGCACGCGGCCGTCGCCGTCGATCCCCACCGCGCCGAGGCGCTCCGCCTCGGGATCGCGCCGCACGACCATGGTCGCGATCGCGCCGCTCGACCTGTGTGCGTCAACCGCGGCCTCGAGATCGGGCGCGAACAGGGCGTCCCCGTTGACGACGCAGAACGTCCTCTCGCCGAGCAGGCCCCGCGCGCGCCGGATGCCGCCGCCGGTGCCCAGGATCTCGGGCCGCTCCTCCGAGTACTCGATCGAGACGCCGAGCGCGGCGCCGTCGCCGAGGAGCGCGCGGATCACCTCGGGACGATGGTGGAGGTTGACGACGATCTCCGTGATGCCGATTCTCGCGAGGTGCGCGATCGTGCGCACGATGTTGGGCACGTCGACCACCGGCAGGGCGGGCTTGGGCGTTCGATCCGTGAGCGGGCGCAGGCGCGTTCCGAGGCCGGCGGCGAGGATCATGGCGCGCATGCGGGCACTCTAACGCCATTCCGCGTTTCCTGGTACGTTTCACGGCGTGTCGAGGCAGCGAACGAAGCGCACGACGACCTTCCTCGCCGTGGCCGCGTTGGCGATGGCGTGCGGGCACGTCGCGGCGCCGCCCTCGGGCGCGGCCGAGGAGACCTCTTCCGAGAAGGCCGACCTCGCGAGAAGGATGGCGGCGATCCAGCGCTCCCTCTCGGCGGTCGGGTACGCGCCGCTTCCCGCGCGCGTCTTCGCGGAGATCGCCGAGGGCGGGAGCTGCGCGCTCGAGCTCACGCCCGGTGCGGGTCGCGTCGTCGCCGTGGCGATAGGCGCGCCCGACGCCCTCTCCATGGATCTCGCGGTGACGGCCGAGGGCGACGGGGAGGAGCTCGCGTCCGACGTCTCCAGGGCCCGGCGCGCCGCGGTGTCGTTCGCGGCCCGCGCCGACACGCCGTACACGATCACCGCGACCGCGGTCGCCGGCTCCGGAACGGCCGCCGTCGCGGTTTTCGGCGCAGCGCTCTCGGCGACCCCGCCTCCGCTCGCAACGCTGTTCGACGCCGACCCGGCGCCGCGCCTCTCCTGGGCGGAAATCGAGAACCTCCTGCGCGCCGACGGGTACGAGCCCGAGGGCGAGCCCGTCGATTTCGATTCGGCGGAGGCCGCGCACCGATCGTTCCCGTTCGGGATCCGGGCGGGCCGATGCTACTCCTTCGTCGCGCTCGGGAGCGGCGGCGTCGATGCGATCGAGCTGCGCGTGAGCGTCTTTGCGGAGCTGCTCTCGGCCGACCTCGCGGAGCGCTACCACGCGTGGGCGCAGCTGTGCGCCGAGGAGGACGCGACGGTCCGCGCGTCGATCGACGTCTCGAAGGGAGCGGGCCACGCGCGGCTCGGGCTGTTCGCGGCTCCGCGGGACGCCGTCGCGGATCTCAACGGGCCGAGGATCCGCCCGGCCGTCCGCGTCCGTACCCTGGACGCCGCCCTCCGCAGCGCCGGCGCGGTCGTCGAGCGACGCGGGTACGGACCGGCCGAGCGGTTGACGACGGCGGTCATCGAAGGCGCCGGTGGGCGCGTGGAGGTGCCGCTCCCCTCCGAACCGAGCGGCTGCTACGCGCTGGTCGCCGCGGCCGAGGACGCCGGGGCGGACGTCGATCTGCAGATCGTCCTCGAACGGCGCTCCGATGCGAAACAGGCGCTCGAGCTCACGGATCCCTCGGACGGCCCCGACTCGCGGATCGCGGTCTGCCACGGGGACGACGTGCGGGCTTCGGCGACCCTGATCGCGGTCCGCGGCGGCGGTCCGGTGGGGGTAGCGAAGCACGTGCTCCCCGACATCGCGATCGAAGCCGGAGGAAAGGAGCCGCCGCTCGCCGCGCGTGAAGCCGCGGCGCGGCTCGGCCGCGTGGGCCTCGCGCCGGCCGGATCCGGCCCTTCGGTGCGCTCGAAGGGCGGGCTGTGCTACGGCGCGATCGCCTTCTCGCCAGGCGGACGGATCTCGCGCCTCGCCGCCCGGGAGCGCGGCGCGGGGGATCACGCCACCGAGTGGTCGGGCGACGACGAAGGGCCGGAGGTCACGTGGTGCGCGGAGGAGGACGCCGACTACGACGTCGAAGCGACCGCGATCGGCGAAGGCGCGGGACCGCCCGTGATCGTCGTGTTCGCAGCCGACCGGTAGAGGCGGTTCACGAACCGCCCTTGCAGACGTTCGGTACCTACAGCCGTTCGTCGAGCAGCTCCGCCAGCTCGACCGCGTCCATCCGCTTGCCGTCGACGATGTAGGTCGGCGTGTCGGAGACCCGTTTGCGGCGCGCCTCGGACCAGATCGCCTTGGCCCGCTCGATCGTCCCCGGTTCGCTGAGGCACGCCTCGAACGCCGCGACGTCCAGCCCGAGCGCCCGGGCGGTCTCGGCCGAGTAGGCCTCGCGCTCGGGGCCGGTGAGCGGGCGCGGGTTCGACATCACCGCGTCGTTCCACCGCCAGAACGCGCCCTGATCGGCCGCGCAGAGCCCGGCGCGCACGAGCTCGCAGCTCCGGAGCTTGCGGCCGGGCCTCGCCGCCGTGCACTGCATGCGCGCGTAGTCGTGGCGGACGAGCCGGACGCTGCCCTGGTGGAGGACGAGCTGCCGCCGCAGCCACTGGTGCGCCTCGGGACAGTGCGGGCATTCGTAGTCCACGTACTCGTGAACGGTGATCTCGGGCTCGGCGGCGCCGATCCAGGGCCAACCCTCCGCGGTCCTCCCCCTATCGGCGGCGAAGTATCCCGAGCTCCACGAGAAGAGCCAATAGTAGATCACGGCGGCGGCCACGAAGAGCACGCACGCCGCGACGATCAGCGCTCGCCGCAGGCGCGAGCCGCCGCGCCTCTCCTTCGGGGTGTCTCCGCTCATTTCCCGGCCTCCGCGTCCAGGCCAAGCAGCACCGCGGCGCCGTCCAGGACCCTGAAGAGCCCGCGCGTCCTGTCGATGACCGGCTCGGGCCACTCGGCGGGATCCGAGCCCGACGTGTCCCGCTCCTCGATCGGGATCAACCCGTCGAGGAGCTCGAGCGCCTCCTCGAGCGCCGGCCGGATGCACGACATCGAGCCCGCCGCGATCTCGTACTCGCCTCCGGTCGCCTCGGAGGCGAGCCAGCTCACACGCGCCCGCATCGCGAAGAGCGGAAGACCGGCGCGCTCGTCCGGAACCCCGGCGGCGACGAGATCCTCGTGATCCGTGACCGCGTACGGCCTGGCCGCGGCGTCCGCCGGCTCGACGAGGTCCTCCGGCTCGATCTCCCCCACGGGATCCACCCCGTCGACGAGCAGCGAGAGGCGCCCGAAGTCGGCCTGGAACGCGGTGAGCGCGCGCTCGAGCAGCGCGGCGAGATCGACGAGCGCCGCCGCGTCGCCTGTGAACGCCGCGCCGAGCTCGACGTGGACGCGAGCCGTGGCGGGCTCGCACGCCATGTACGCCCACGCGAGATCCTTCGCGACCTCCTGGCAGGCGAGCACGCCCGAGCACCGGCTCGGCATGTCGCACCCTTCGGGCCGCACGTGCCCGCGGCACGCGCCGTCGCACACCCCGCCCGCGCAGTCGCCGCGGCACACTCCCGCGCAGCCGGTCTCGGGGTCCGCCTCGACGCGGCAGCTGCCGTAGCAGATGCCGTCGCAGTCGAAGGGCGCGGCGGAGCTGCACGTGCCGTCGCAGTTCCCCGGGCACGCGCCGTCGCAGGCCCCGTCCGCCGTGTACGAGGAGCACCCGGCGCTGCACGTCCCGCGGCACCGGCCCGCGCAAGGGCCGACGGATCCGCCCGCGCACGTCCCGACGCAGCGGGAGAGGCACTCCTCCGGATCGGCGCCCGCGTCGACCTCCTGGTAGCAGAACCCGCCGCACGCGTCCTCCGCGTCCGAGCCGCTCTCCGTCGCGCACCTCCCGACGCACAGCCCCGCGCACGAGGCGAGCGCCTCCTCGCAACCCGATCCCACGTAGCAGCCGCTCGACAGCTCGCACGAGATCTGCCGCTCGAGGGCGAGCCCCATGTCCGCGAAGCAGCGCGGCGCCTCCAGCTCGATGACGGTGGCGACGCCCACCTGCTCGAAGAGGGCGGCCCGCAGCAGCGCCGCGATCTGCTCGACGTCGGCGGCGGTCGCATGCAACGTCCCGGAGGGACCCTCCGCGTGCGCGTACCCGACGGCGTGTGCCAGGGCGTCCACGTTCGCGTCAAAGCCGGCCTCGGCGCGCCGCCCCCACTGCCACGCCCGGACCGCGGCCTCGATCTCGCCGTCCAGCCGCGGATCCCCCGAGACGTTCACCGCGCCCGCGGACGGGACGCCGCACGGCGCGCACGCCTCGAGCGTCTCCTCGCAGCCCGCCGAGGACAGCGCCGCCCCGGCGAGGAGCGCGCAGAAGGCGAGGCGCCTTGTCGATTCACCGTTCATGGCGCGGAATTATACACGGAGCGCGCGCAAGTAAAAGTCATCGCAGACGATCTTCCTTTTCCCGGGCACTCATTGCCACTATTCAACGGTTGACAAACTGCAACCATTGACACATGTTCCTCCGGTGAACCGCGAGGAGGCGCGCATGGTCAAGAAAGTCGACGCCAGGACGGCCCGCGACCTGAACGAGCTGCTCCACGAGATGATGGTGTCGTTCGGCCACTCGTCCGGGTCCGACATCGTCGCCGTCGTCAACGAGGCCGACCTGACCCTCCCCCAGATCATCATCCTCGGGCTGCTGCAGGACGGTCCCCAGACCGTGTCCCGCCTCTCGGAGATGCTCCGGCTGACGCCGGGCGCGGTGAGCCGGCTCGTCGATCGCATGGTCCGCAAGGGGCTCGTCAGCCGCCGGGAGGGGAACGACGACCGCCGGCAGAAGGTGCTCAGCCTGACCCCGGCGGGGCGGCGCCTGCGCGAGCGCGTCGAGCGCGCCTCGACCGGCAGCTTCGCCGCCGCGCTGTCGGAGCTGGATGCCGCCTTGGCCATCGAGCTGAAGAACGTCCTCAAGCGCCTCGTCGCGGCGTTGTGCTCGCGCGCATCCACCACCGAGAGATGACCACCATGAGCAGAATTCTCTCCCTCGCGCTCCTCATCGCTCTCGCCCTCGCCGGCTGCGCCGTGAAGGACGCCGACGCCGTCGCGCTGCCCCCGGCGACCGCGAACGCTTCCGTCGCGGTAGCGGACGAGCCGCGCCCGGACGGTGGCCAGGACGTGGGCGAGGTGGCCTCCGAGACGACCGCCGACGGCGTCCCCTACTCCGGCACGATCGAGGCGCACCGCCGCTCGACGCTGTCGCCCAAGATCTCGTCGACGGTCGCCAAGGTCCACGTCCGCGAAGGTGACCGCGTCCGGGGGGGGGATCCGCTCGTCACCTTCGATCTCCGGGACGTCAACCTCAGGCTCCGCCAGGCGCGCGCCGCCCTCGAGGGCGCGAAGATCCAGCGCGAAGCCGCCGAGGACGAGTGGAGGCGCATCAGGGCGCTCAAGGACAGCCAGGCCGTGTCCCAGGCGCAGTTCGACGGCGTCGAGTTCAAGAAGCGCGGCGCCGAGGTCGGGGTCGCGAGCGCAGAGATCGCCGTGGAGATGGGCCAGAAGGCGGTGCGCGACTCGGTCGTCCGCGCCCCGTACGACGGCGTGATCGTCCGCCGCATGGTCAACGAGGGCGACTACGCCCAGACGATGCCGCCGACGCCGCTCATCGTCATCGAGGAGACGGGCGTCCTCGACTTGCGGATCCTCGTGTCCTCCTCGGAGATGAACAAGATCCGCGAGGGCGATCCGGTGGCGATCAGCCTCCCGAGCCTCGGGCGATCGATCCGGGCGACCGTGACCCGGATCGTCGCGTCCGTCGACGCGCGCACGCGCAACTTCGCGGTGATCGTCGAGATCCCGAACCCCGAGGGCGCGCTCCTGCCCGGCCTCTTCGCCGAGGCGCGCTTCGAGGGGGCGGCGGCGGCCGCGACGGCGCCATGAAGCTCGCGGAGGTCTCGATCCGCCGCCCGGTACTGGCGACGGTGATGATGGCGGTGCTCGTCGTCTTCGGCGTCACCGCCTACCCCAAGCTCGGCCTCGACATGATGCCCGACGTCGACATGCCGGTCGTCATGGTCACGGCCGTCTACCCCGGCGCCGATCCGGAGACGATCGAGAGCAAGGTCGTCGAGAAGCTCGAGGAGGCGGTGTCGACCGTCAACGGGATCAAGATCCTGCGCTCGACGAGCACGGAGAGCGTCGGCTTCCTCACGATCCAGTTCGAGCTCGAGCGCAACGCCGACCAGGCGATCCAGGACGTCCGCGACAAGATCCAGACCGCGCTCGTCGACCTCCCCAAGGACCTCGAGCCGCCGCAGGTCGTGCGCTTCGACTTCAACGCGGCGCCGATCCTGATCCTCGCCCTCCGCGGCGAGGGGATCGCGACCGGCGAGCTGACCCGGATCGCCGACCAGGAGGTCCGCCAGGAGCTGCAGAGCATCAACGGCGTGGGCGGCGTCGAGGTCGTCGGCGGCCAGGAGCGCGAGTTCCACGTCTACCTGGACCCGGCCAGGCTCGAGGAGAACGGGCTGACCGCGGCCGACGTCGTGCAGGCGCTCGGCTCGCAGAACCTCGAGTTCCCTGGCGGCCGCGTCGACGTCGGCGGCCGCGAGCTCACGGTCAAGACCCGGGGACAGGTGCGGGGCCGCGAGGAGCTCGAGGGCATGATCCTGACGGCCTCGAGCGGCGCCCCGGTGCGCGTCGGCGCCGTGGCCCGCGTCGTAGACGGCGTGGAGGAGATGCGCAGCTACTCGAACCTCGAC
Above is a genomic segment from Pseudomonadota bacterium containing:
- a CDS encoding NDP-sugar synthase, with the translated sequence MRAMILAAGLGTRLRPLTDRTPKPALPVVDVPNIVRTIAHLARIGITEIVVNLHHRPEVIRALLGDGAALGVSIEYSEERPEILGTGGGIRRARGLLGERTFCVVNGDALFAPDLEAAVDAHRSSGAIATMVVRRDPEAERLGAVGIDGDGRVRRLVDVGADRGGLALHMFTGVHVLEPEIFALLPESGCIVRGAYMKLVRDGGPLGACVDPGAFVDLGTPRSYLDANVGLASGRIRLEGYGPPAAGFHVGEGAIVGEGAALLGGTVVERGARVGAGVTLERCLVRAGAVADEGAADTIFCEGSLRIRA
- a CDS encoding DsbA family protein codes for the protein MSGDTPKERRGGSRLRRALIVAACVLFVAAAVIYYWLFSWSSGYFAADRGRTAEGWPWIGAAEPEITVHEYVDYECPHCPEAHQWLRRQLVLHQGSVRLVRHDYARMQCTAARPGRKLRSCELVRAGLCAADQGAFWRWNDAVMSNPRPLTGPEREAYSAETARALGLDVAAFEACLSEPGTIERAKAIWSEARRKRVSDTPTYIVDGKRMDAVELAELLDERL
- a CDS encoding MarR family transcriptional regulator; translation: MVKKVDARTARDLNELLHEMMVSFGHSSGSDIVAVVNEADLTLPQIIILGLLQDGPQTVSRLSEMLRLTPGAVSRLVDRMVRKGLVSRREGNDDRRQKVLSLTPAGRRLRERVERASTGSFAAALSELDAALAIELKNVLKRLVAALCSRASTTER
- a CDS encoding efflux RND transporter periplasmic adaptor subunit, with amino-acid sequence MSRILSLALLIALALAGCAVKDADAVALPPATANASVAVADEPRPDGGQDVGEVASETTADGVPYSGTIEAHRRSTLSPKISSTVAKVHVREGDRVRGGDPLVTFDLRDVNLRLRQARAALEGAKIQREAAEDEWRRIRALKDSQAVSQAQFDGVEFKKRGAEVGVASAEIAVEMGQKAVRDSVVRAPYDGVIVRRMVNEGDYAQTMPPTPLIVIEETGVLDLRILVSSSEMNKIREGDPVAISLPSLGRSIRATVTRIVASVDARTRNFAVIVEIPNPEGALLPGLFAEARFEGAAAAATAP